A region of Candidatus Bipolaricaulota bacterium DNA encodes the following proteins:
- a CDS encoding MazG family protein gives MGSSSFADLVALIAKLRAPDGCPWDRAQTHASLRPYVLEEAYEVIAAIDAQEPDALADELGDLLLQVLLHSQIAAEAGEFTIDDVIENLAAKLIRRHPHVFGDAPGDLPAIRKNWEAIKAGEQGHRVHPLPPLLAARKLVAKGIDPANASYPTPELAAGGRIIAAIKAAWDAGFDPEIALHKAVSYLDGEG, from the coding sequence ATGGGGAGTAGTAGCTTCGCTGACCTTGTCGCGCTGATCGCGAAGCTGCGGGCGCCGGATGGTTGTCCGTGGGATCGGGCGCAGACGCATGCAAGTCTGCGCCCGTACGTACTCGAGGAGGCGTACGAAGTTATCGCCGCGATCGATGCGCAGGAACCGGACGCCCTCGCCGACGAGCTCGGCGACCTGTTGCTGCAGGTCCTCCTCCATTCCCAGATCGCGGCCGAGGCGGGCGAGTTCACGATCGATGACGTGATCGAGAACCTCGCTGCCAAGCTGATCCGCCGCCACCCGCACGTGTTCGGGGACGCTCCCGGCGACCTTCCCGCGATCAGGAAGAACTGGGAAGCGATCAAAGCCGGCGAACAGGGGCATCGGGTCCATCCCCTCCCTCCCCTGCTCGCCGCGCGCAAGCTCGTGGCCAAAGGGATAGATCCGGCGAACGCATCCTACCCAACACCTGAGCTCGCCGCCGGCGGACGGATCATCGCGGCGATCAAGGCGGCGTGGGACGCCGGGTTCGACCCGGAGATCGCCCTGCACAAGGCGGTCTCCTACCTCGACGGAGAGGGATGA